A single window of Balaenoptera ricei isolate mBalRic1 chromosome 15, mBalRic1.hap2, whole genome shotgun sequence DNA harbors:
- the LOC132349780 gene encoding MHC class II transactivator-like isoform X1, protein MRCLATRPAGSYLPEPQGSGQHTTMELGPLEGGYLELLNSNADPLQLYHLYDRMDLAGEEEIELCSEPDTDTINCEQFSRLLCDMEGDEETREAYANIAELDQYVFQDSQLEGLSKDIFIEHIGLEEMISESVEVMEEAGQKSQKRPFPEELPVDLKHRKLAEPLAMPVVTGAFLVGLVSDSSAQPCPSPPALFNKEPASSQTRRKDTAPPSSSLLSCLSLPAGPIQIIPTLSTLPQGLWQISGAGTGVSSILIYQGEVPQASQTPPSSNPAVHSLPKSPDRPGSTSPFAPSAADLPSMPEPALTSRGNLTVDEMSPTQCPAAHRASRKLPKWPESVEQFYCSLRNKYQAKPAGPEGILVEVDLVRVRLERSGGKSQDRELTTLDWAERQPARGGLGEVLQASSNHRRPRETQVIAVLGKAGQGKSHWVQAVSWAWACGQLPQYDFIFCIPCHCSDRPGDTYRLQDLLFSLGSQPLSGDDEVFSYILRRPDRILLILDAFEELEAQDGFLHSAGGPMSAEFRSLRGLLASLFQRKLLRGCTLLLTARPRGRLAQSLSKADALFEVAGFSAQQAETYVMRYFECSGATEHQKRALALLQSQPFLLSHSHSPTVCRAVCQLSEALLELGDEAQLPSTLTGLYVGLLGPGARDSPPGALVGLARLAWELGRGHQSSLREGQFPSAEVRAWAVAQGLVQPTPGAPETELAFSSFLLQCFLGAVWLALSSEIKDKELPQYLALTPRKKRPYDNWLEGVPRFLVGLVFQPRARCLGALAGLAASTSADRKQKVLTRYLKRLQPGTLKAGRLLELLHCAHEALDAGLWQHVLQGLPAHLSFLGTRLTPPDTHVLGSALEAAGRDFSLDLRSTGVDPSGLGSLVGLSCVTHFRAALSDTVELWESLQQHGEAKLLRAVKEKFTIEPFKAESMKDVEDLGNLVQIQRTRSSSEDTPGELPAVRDLKKLEFALGPILGPQAFPKLVKILEAFSSLQHLDLDSLSENKIGDEGVAQLLATFPQLKALETLNLSQNNITDLGACKLAEALPLLAASLLRLSLYNNCICDVGAESLAHVLPDMVSLRVLDVQYNKFTAAGAQQLTASLRKCPHVEKLAMWTPTIPFGVQEHLQQLDSRIILR, encoded by the exons GCAGTGGACAGCACACAACCATGGAGTTGGGACCTCTAGAGGGCGGGTACCTGGAGCTTCTCAACAGCAATGCTGACCCTTTGCAGCTCTACCACCTCTATGACCGGATGGACCTGGCTGGAGAAGAAGAGATAGAGCTCTGCTCAG AACCTGACACGGACACCATCAACTGCGAACAGTTCAGCAGGCTGTTGTGTGATATGGAAGGTGATGAAGAGACCAGGGAAGCTTATGCCAATATCG CGGAACTGGACCAGTATGTCTTCCAGGACTCCCAGCTGGAGGGCCTGAGCAAAGACATTTTCA TCGAGCACATAGGACTGGAAGAAATGATCAGCGAGAGTGTGGAGGTGATGGAGGAAGCAGGACAGAAAAGTCAGAAAAGAC CCTTCCCAGAGGAGCTGCCTGTGGATCTGAAGCACAGGAAGCTAG CTGAGCCCCTAGCCATGCCCGTGGTGACTGGTGCTTTCCTGGTGGGGCTAGTGAGTGACTCTTCGGCTCAGCCCTGCCCGTCACCACCTGCTCTGTTCAACAAGGAGCCAGCATCCAGCCAGACCCGGCGGAAAGACACCG CGCCCCCTTCCAGTTCCTTGTTGAGCTGCCTGAGTCTCCCTGCTGGACCCATCCAGATCATCCCCACTCTCTCCACTCTGCCCCAGGGGCTCTGGCAAATCTCAGGGGCTGGGACAGGGGTCTCCAGTATACTCATCTACCAAG GTGAGGTGCCCCAGGCCAGCCAAACACCCCCCTCCAGCAACCCAGCTGTCCACAGCCTCCCGAAGTCCCCAGACCGGCCCGGCTCCACCAGCCCCTTTGCCCCATCGGCAGCTGACCTCCCCAGCATGCCTGAACCAGCCCTGACCTCCCGTGGAAACCTAACAG TGGATGAGATGTCCCCCACCCAATGCCCAGCAGCTCACAGGGCCTCCAGGAAGCTTCCCAAGTGGCCTG AGAGTGTGGAACAATTCTACTGCTCGCTACGGAACAAGTACCAGGCTAAGCCCGCAGGCCCGGAAGGCATCCTGGTGGAGGTGGACCTGGTGAGGGTAAGGCTGGAGAGGAGCGGCGGCAAAAGCCAGGACAGAGAGCTGACCACCCTGGACTGGGCAGAGCGGCAGCCGGCCCGAGGAGGTCTGGGCGAGGTGCTACAGGCCTCTAGCAACCACCGGCGGCCACGTGAGACGCAGGTGATTGCCGTGCTGGGCAAAGCAGGACAGGGGAAGAGTCACTGGGTCCAGGCCGtgagctgggcctgggcctgcGGCCAGCTGCCACAGTATGACTTTATCTTCTGCATCCCCTGCCACTGTTCGGACCGTCCGGGGGACACCTACCGCCTGCAGGATCTGCTCTTCTCCCTGGGTTCACAGCCACTGTCAGGGGACGACGAGGTCTTCAGTTACATCTTGAGGAGGCCCGACCGCATTCTGCTCATCCTGGATGCCTTCGAGGAGCTCGAAGCCCAAGACGGCTTCCTGCACAGCGCAGGCGGACCCATGTCAGCAGAATTCCGCTCCCTCCGGGGGCTGCTGGCGAGCCTCTTCCAGCGCAAGCTGCTGCGCGGCTGCACCCTGCTGCTTACAGCCCGGCCCCGGGGCCGCCTGGCCCAGAGCCTGAGCAAGGCCGACGCTCTGTTCGAAGTGGCCGGCTTCTCCGCCCAGCAGGCCGAGACCTATGTGATGCGCTACTTTGAGTGTTCGGGGGCCACCGAGCACCAAAAGAGAGCCCTGGCGCTCCTCCAGTCCCAGCCATTTCTCCTGAGTCACAGCCATAGCCCCACTGTGTGCCGGGCCGTGTGCCAGCTCTCGGAGGCCCTCCTGGAGCTAGGTGATGAGGCCCAGCTGCCTTCCACGCTCACGGGCCTCTATGTTGGCTTACTAGGCCCAGGAGCCCGTGACAGCCCCCCAGGTGCCCTGGTGGGACTGGCCAGGCTGGCCTGGGAGCTGGGCCGTGGTCACCAGAGCAGCCTGCGGGAGGGCCAGTTCCCATCGGCCGAGGTGAGGGCCTGGGCTGTGGCCCAAGGCTTGGTGCAGCCCACGCCGGGGGCCCCGGAGACCGAGCTGGCCTTCTCCAGCTTCCTCCTGCAATGCTTCCTGGGGGCCGTGTGGCTGGCTCTGAGCAGCGAAATCAAGGACAAGGAGCTGCCGCAGTATTTGGCATTGACCCCGAGGAAGAAGAGGCCCTATGACAACTGGCTGGAGGGCGTGCCGCGCTTTCTGGTCGGGCTGGTCTTCCAGCCTCGTGCCCGCTGCCTGGGAGCCCTGGCAGGGCTGGCGGCCTCCACCTCAGCAGACAGGAAGCAGAAGGTCCTCACCAGGTACCTGAAGCGGCTGCAGCCTGGGACGCTGAAGGCGGGCCGGCTGCTGGAGCTGCTGCACTGCGCCCACGAGGCGCTGGATGCTGGGCTTTGGCAGCATGTGCTGCAGGGGCTCCCGGCCCACCTCTCGTTCCTGGGCACCCGGCTCACACCTCCCGACACCCACGTGCTGGGCAGCGCCTTGGAGGCGGCGGGCCGAGACTTCTCCCTGGACCTCCGCAGCACTGGCGTTGACCCCTCTGGACTGGGGAGCCTCGTGGGACTCAGCTGTGTCACCCATTTCAG GGCTGCCTTGAGTGACACAGTGGAGCTGTGGGAGTCCCTACAGCAGCATGGGGAGGCCAAGCTACTCCGAGCAGTGAAGGAGAAGTTCACCATTGAGCCTTTCAAGGCTGAATCCATGAAGGATGTGGAAGACCTGGGCAACCTCGTGCAGATCCAGAG GACAAGAAGTTCCTCTGAAGACACGCCTGGGGAACTCCCTGCCGTCCGAGACTTAAAGAAGCTGGAGTTTGC GCTGGGCCCCATCTTGGGCCCTCAGGCTTTTCCCAAACTGGTGAAGATCCTTGAGGCCTTTTCTTCCCTTCAGCATCTGGA CCTGGACTCGCTGAGCGAGAACAAGATCGGGGACGAGGGTGTCGCCCAGCTCTTGGCCACCTTCCCTCAGCTGAAGGCCCTGGAGACGCTCAA TTTGTCCCAGAACAACATCACTGACTTGGGTGCCTGCAAGCTGGCCGAGGCCCTGCCCTTGCTGGCTGCGTCCCTCCTCAGGCTGAG CTTGTACAATAACTGCATCTGCGACGTGGGAGCCGAGAGCCTGGCACACGTGCTTCCAGACATGGTGTCCCTCCGGGTGCTGGA TGTCCAGTACAACAAGTTCACAGCTGCCGGGGCCCAGCAGCTCACTGCCAGCCTGAGAAAGTGCCCTCACGTGGAGAAGCTGGC GATGTGGACGCCCACCATCCCTTTTGGTGTCCAGGAACACCTGCAGCAGCTGGACTCAAGGATCATCCTGAGATGA
- the LOC132349780 gene encoding MHC class II transactivator-like isoform X2, with translation MRCLATRPAGSYLPEPQGSGQHTTMELGPLEGGYLELLNSNADPLQLYHLYDRMDLAGEEEIELCSEPDTDTINCEQFSRLLCDMEGDEETREAYANIAELDQYVFQDSQLEGLSKDIFIEHIGLEEMISESVEVMEEAGQKSQKRPFPEELPVDLKHRKLAEPLAMPVVTGAFLVGLVSDSSAQPCPSPPALFNKEPASSQTRRKDTAPPSSSLLSCLSLPAGPIQIIPTLSTLPQGLWQISGAGTGVSSILIYQGEVPQASQTPPSSNPAVHSLPKSPDRPGSTSPFAPSAADLPSMPEPALTSRGNLTESVEQFYCSLRNKYQAKPAGPEGILVEVDLVRVRLERSGGKSQDRELTTLDWAERQPARGGLGEVLQASSNHRRPRETQVIAVLGKAGQGKSHWVQAVSWAWACGQLPQYDFIFCIPCHCSDRPGDTYRLQDLLFSLGSQPLSGDDEVFSYILRRPDRILLILDAFEELEAQDGFLHSAGGPMSAEFRSLRGLLASLFQRKLLRGCTLLLTARPRGRLAQSLSKADALFEVAGFSAQQAETYVMRYFECSGATEHQKRALALLQSQPFLLSHSHSPTVCRAVCQLSEALLELGDEAQLPSTLTGLYVGLLGPGARDSPPGALVGLARLAWELGRGHQSSLREGQFPSAEVRAWAVAQGLVQPTPGAPETELAFSSFLLQCFLGAVWLALSSEIKDKELPQYLALTPRKKRPYDNWLEGVPRFLVGLVFQPRARCLGALAGLAASTSADRKQKVLTRYLKRLQPGTLKAGRLLELLHCAHEALDAGLWQHVLQGLPAHLSFLGTRLTPPDTHVLGSALEAAGRDFSLDLRSTGVDPSGLGSLVGLSCVTHFRAALSDTVELWESLQQHGEAKLLRAVKEKFTIEPFKAESMKDVEDLGNLVQIQRTRSSSEDTPGELPAVRDLKKLEFALGPILGPQAFPKLVKILEAFSSLQHLDLDSLSENKIGDEGVAQLLATFPQLKALETLNLSQNNITDLGACKLAEALPLLAASLLRLSLYNNCICDVGAESLAHVLPDMVSLRVLDVQYNKFTAAGAQQLTASLRKCPHVEKLAMWTPTIPFGVQEHLQQLDSRIILR, from the exons GCAGTGGACAGCACACAACCATGGAGTTGGGACCTCTAGAGGGCGGGTACCTGGAGCTTCTCAACAGCAATGCTGACCCTTTGCAGCTCTACCACCTCTATGACCGGATGGACCTGGCTGGAGAAGAAGAGATAGAGCTCTGCTCAG AACCTGACACGGACACCATCAACTGCGAACAGTTCAGCAGGCTGTTGTGTGATATGGAAGGTGATGAAGAGACCAGGGAAGCTTATGCCAATATCG CGGAACTGGACCAGTATGTCTTCCAGGACTCCCAGCTGGAGGGCCTGAGCAAAGACATTTTCA TCGAGCACATAGGACTGGAAGAAATGATCAGCGAGAGTGTGGAGGTGATGGAGGAAGCAGGACAGAAAAGTCAGAAAAGAC CCTTCCCAGAGGAGCTGCCTGTGGATCTGAAGCACAGGAAGCTAG CTGAGCCCCTAGCCATGCCCGTGGTGACTGGTGCTTTCCTGGTGGGGCTAGTGAGTGACTCTTCGGCTCAGCCCTGCCCGTCACCACCTGCTCTGTTCAACAAGGAGCCAGCATCCAGCCAGACCCGGCGGAAAGACACCG CGCCCCCTTCCAGTTCCTTGTTGAGCTGCCTGAGTCTCCCTGCTGGACCCATCCAGATCATCCCCACTCTCTCCACTCTGCCCCAGGGGCTCTGGCAAATCTCAGGGGCTGGGACAGGGGTCTCCAGTATACTCATCTACCAAG GTGAGGTGCCCCAGGCCAGCCAAACACCCCCCTCCAGCAACCCAGCTGTCCACAGCCTCCCGAAGTCCCCAGACCGGCCCGGCTCCACCAGCCCCTTTGCCCCATCGGCAGCTGACCTCCCCAGCATGCCTGAACCAGCCCTGACCTCCCGTGGAAACCTAACAG AGAGTGTGGAACAATTCTACTGCTCGCTACGGAACAAGTACCAGGCTAAGCCCGCAGGCCCGGAAGGCATCCTGGTGGAGGTGGACCTGGTGAGGGTAAGGCTGGAGAGGAGCGGCGGCAAAAGCCAGGACAGAGAGCTGACCACCCTGGACTGGGCAGAGCGGCAGCCGGCCCGAGGAGGTCTGGGCGAGGTGCTACAGGCCTCTAGCAACCACCGGCGGCCACGTGAGACGCAGGTGATTGCCGTGCTGGGCAAAGCAGGACAGGGGAAGAGTCACTGGGTCCAGGCCGtgagctgggcctgggcctgcGGCCAGCTGCCACAGTATGACTTTATCTTCTGCATCCCCTGCCACTGTTCGGACCGTCCGGGGGACACCTACCGCCTGCAGGATCTGCTCTTCTCCCTGGGTTCACAGCCACTGTCAGGGGACGACGAGGTCTTCAGTTACATCTTGAGGAGGCCCGACCGCATTCTGCTCATCCTGGATGCCTTCGAGGAGCTCGAAGCCCAAGACGGCTTCCTGCACAGCGCAGGCGGACCCATGTCAGCAGAATTCCGCTCCCTCCGGGGGCTGCTGGCGAGCCTCTTCCAGCGCAAGCTGCTGCGCGGCTGCACCCTGCTGCTTACAGCCCGGCCCCGGGGCCGCCTGGCCCAGAGCCTGAGCAAGGCCGACGCTCTGTTCGAAGTGGCCGGCTTCTCCGCCCAGCAGGCCGAGACCTATGTGATGCGCTACTTTGAGTGTTCGGGGGCCACCGAGCACCAAAAGAGAGCCCTGGCGCTCCTCCAGTCCCAGCCATTTCTCCTGAGTCACAGCCATAGCCCCACTGTGTGCCGGGCCGTGTGCCAGCTCTCGGAGGCCCTCCTGGAGCTAGGTGATGAGGCCCAGCTGCCTTCCACGCTCACGGGCCTCTATGTTGGCTTACTAGGCCCAGGAGCCCGTGACAGCCCCCCAGGTGCCCTGGTGGGACTGGCCAGGCTGGCCTGGGAGCTGGGCCGTGGTCACCAGAGCAGCCTGCGGGAGGGCCAGTTCCCATCGGCCGAGGTGAGGGCCTGGGCTGTGGCCCAAGGCTTGGTGCAGCCCACGCCGGGGGCCCCGGAGACCGAGCTGGCCTTCTCCAGCTTCCTCCTGCAATGCTTCCTGGGGGCCGTGTGGCTGGCTCTGAGCAGCGAAATCAAGGACAAGGAGCTGCCGCAGTATTTGGCATTGACCCCGAGGAAGAAGAGGCCCTATGACAACTGGCTGGAGGGCGTGCCGCGCTTTCTGGTCGGGCTGGTCTTCCAGCCTCGTGCCCGCTGCCTGGGAGCCCTGGCAGGGCTGGCGGCCTCCACCTCAGCAGACAGGAAGCAGAAGGTCCTCACCAGGTACCTGAAGCGGCTGCAGCCTGGGACGCTGAAGGCGGGCCGGCTGCTGGAGCTGCTGCACTGCGCCCACGAGGCGCTGGATGCTGGGCTTTGGCAGCATGTGCTGCAGGGGCTCCCGGCCCACCTCTCGTTCCTGGGCACCCGGCTCACACCTCCCGACACCCACGTGCTGGGCAGCGCCTTGGAGGCGGCGGGCCGAGACTTCTCCCTGGACCTCCGCAGCACTGGCGTTGACCCCTCTGGACTGGGGAGCCTCGTGGGACTCAGCTGTGTCACCCATTTCAG GGCTGCCTTGAGTGACACAGTGGAGCTGTGGGAGTCCCTACAGCAGCATGGGGAGGCCAAGCTACTCCGAGCAGTGAAGGAGAAGTTCACCATTGAGCCTTTCAAGGCTGAATCCATGAAGGATGTGGAAGACCTGGGCAACCTCGTGCAGATCCAGAG GACAAGAAGTTCCTCTGAAGACACGCCTGGGGAACTCCCTGCCGTCCGAGACTTAAAGAAGCTGGAGTTTGC GCTGGGCCCCATCTTGGGCCCTCAGGCTTTTCCCAAACTGGTGAAGATCCTTGAGGCCTTTTCTTCCCTTCAGCATCTGGA CCTGGACTCGCTGAGCGAGAACAAGATCGGGGACGAGGGTGTCGCCCAGCTCTTGGCCACCTTCCCTCAGCTGAAGGCCCTGGAGACGCTCAA TTTGTCCCAGAACAACATCACTGACTTGGGTGCCTGCAAGCTGGCCGAGGCCCTGCCCTTGCTGGCTGCGTCCCTCCTCAGGCTGAG CTTGTACAATAACTGCATCTGCGACGTGGGAGCCGAGAGCCTGGCACACGTGCTTCCAGACATGGTGTCCCTCCGGGTGCTGGA TGTCCAGTACAACAAGTTCACAGCTGCCGGGGCCCAGCAGCTCACTGCCAGCCTGAGAAAGTGCCCTCACGTGGAGAAGCTGGC GATGTGGACGCCCACCATCCCTTTTGGTGTCCAGGAACACCTGCAGCAGCTGGACTCAAGGATCATCCTGAGATGA
- the LOC132349780 gene encoding MHC class II transactivator-like isoform X3, whose amino-acid sequence MRCLATRPAGSYLPEPQGSGQHTTMELGPLEGGYLELLNSNADPLQLYHLYDRMDLAGEEEIELCSEPDTDTINCEQFSRLLCDMEGDEETREAYANIAELDQYVFQDSQLEGLSKDIFIEHIGLEEMISESVEVMEEAGQKSQKRPFPEELPVDLKHRKLAEPLAMPVVTGAFLVGLVSDSSAQPCPSPPALFNKEPASSQTRRKDTGEVPQASQTPPSSNPAVHSLPKSPDRPGSTSPFAPSAADLPSMPEPALTSRGNLTVDEMSPTQCPAAHRASRKLPKWPESVEQFYCSLRNKYQAKPAGPEGILVEVDLVRVRLERSGGKSQDRELTTLDWAERQPARGGLGEVLQASSNHRRPRETQVIAVLGKAGQGKSHWVQAVSWAWACGQLPQYDFIFCIPCHCSDRPGDTYRLQDLLFSLGSQPLSGDDEVFSYILRRPDRILLILDAFEELEAQDGFLHSAGGPMSAEFRSLRGLLASLFQRKLLRGCTLLLTARPRGRLAQSLSKADALFEVAGFSAQQAETYVMRYFECSGATEHQKRALALLQSQPFLLSHSHSPTVCRAVCQLSEALLELGDEAQLPSTLTGLYVGLLGPGARDSPPGALVGLARLAWELGRGHQSSLREGQFPSAEVRAWAVAQGLVQPTPGAPETELAFSSFLLQCFLGAVWLALSSEIKDKELPQYLALTPRKKRPYDNWLEGVPRFLVGLVFQPRARCLGALAGLAASTSADRKQKVLTRYLKRLQPGTLKAGRLLELLHCAHEALDAGLWQHVLQGLPAHLSFLGTRLTPPDTHVLGSALEAAGRDFSLDLRSTGVDPSGLGSLVGLSCVTHFRAALSDTVELWESLQQHGEAKLLRAVKEKFTIEPFKAESMKDVEDLGNLVQIQRTRSSSEDTPGELPAVRDLKKLEFALGPILGPQAFPKLVKILEAFSSLQHLDLDSLSENKIGDEGVAQLLATFPQLKALETLNLSQNNITDLGACKLAEALPLLAASLLRLSLYNNCICDVGAESLAHVLPDMVSLRVLDVQYNKFTAAGAQQLTASLRKCPHVEKLAMWTPTIPFGVQEHLQQLDSRIILR is encoded by the exons GCAGTGGACAGCACACAACCATGGAGTTGGGACCTCTAGAGGGCGGGTACCTGGAGCTTCTCAACAGCAATGCTGACCCTTTGCAGCTCTACCACCTCTATGACCGGATGGACCTGGCTGGAGAAGAAGAGATAGAGCTCTGCTCAG AACCTGACACGGACACCATCAACTGCGAACAGTTCAGCAGGCTGTTGTGTGATATGGAAGGTGATGAAGAGACCAGGGAAGCTTATGCCAATATCG CGGAACTGGACCAGTATGTCTTCCAGGACTCCCAGCTGGAGGGCCTGAGCAAAGACATTTTCA TCGAGCACATAGGACTGGAAGAAATGATCAGCGAGAGTGTGGAGGTGATGGAGGAAGCAGGACAGAAAAGTCAGAAAAGAC CCTTCCCAGAGGAGCTGCCTGTGGATCTGAAGCACAGGAAGCTAG CTGAGCCCCTAGCCATGCCCGTGGTGACTGGTGCTTTCCTGGTGGGGCTAGTGAGTGACTCTTCGGCTCAGCCCTGCCCGTCACCACCTGCTCTGTTCAACAAGGAGCCAGCATCCAGCCAGACCCGGCGGAAAGACACCG GTGAGGTGCCCCAGGCCAGCCAAACACCCCCCTCCAGCAACCCAGCTGTCCACAGCCTCCCGAAGTCCCCAGACCGGCCCGGCTCCACCAGCCCCTTTGCCCCATCGGCAGCTGACCTCCCCAGCATGCCTGAACCAGCCCTGACCTCCCGTGGAAACCTAACAG TGGATGAGATGTCCCCCACCCAATGCCCAGCAGCTCACAGGGCCTCCAGGAAGCTTCCCAAGTGGCCTG AGAGTGTGGAACAATTCTACTGCTCGCTACGGAACAAGTACCAGGCTAAGCCCGCAGGCCCGGAAGGCATCCTGGTGGAGGTGGACCTGGTGAGGGTAAGGCTGGAGAGGAGCGGCGGCAAAAGCCAGGACAGAGAGCTGACCACCCTGGACTGGGCAGAGCGGCAGCCGGCCCGAGGAGGTCTGGGCGAGGTGCTACAGGCCTCTAGCAACCACCGGCGGCCACGTGAGACGCAGGTGATTGCCGTGCTGGGCAAAGCAGGACAGGGGAAGAGTCACTGGGTCCAGGCCGtgagctgggcctgggcctgcGGCCAGCTGCCACAGTATGACTTTATCTTCTGCATCCCCTGCCACTGTTCGGACCGTCCGGGGGACACCTACCGCCTGCAGGATCTGCTCTTCTCCCTGGGTTCACAGCCACTGTCAGGGGACGACGAGGTCTTCAGTTACATCTTGAGGAGGCCCGACCGCATTCTGCTCATCCTGGATGCCTTCGAGGAGCTCGAAGCCCAAGACGGCTTCCTGCACAGCGCAGGCGGACCCATGTCAGCAGAATTCCGCTCCCTCCGGGGGCTGCTGGCGAGCCTCTTCCAGCGCAAGCTGCTGCGCGGCTGCACCCTGCTGCTTACAGCCCGGCCCCGGGGCCGCCTGGCCCAGAGCCTGAGCAAGGCCGACGCTCTGTTCGAAGTGGCCGGCTTCTCCGCCCAGCAGGCCGAGACCTATGTGATGCGCTACTTTGAGTGTTCGGGGGCCACCGAGCACCAAAAGAGAGCCCTGGCGCTCCTCCAGTCCCAGCCATTTCTCCTGAGTCACAGCCATAGCCCCACTGTGTGCCGGGCCGTGTGCCAGCTCTCGGAGGCCCTCCTGGAGCTAGGTGATGAGGCCCAGCTGCCTTCCACGCTCACGGGCCTCTATGTTGGCTTACTAGGCCCAGGAGCCCGTGACAGCCCCCCAGGTGCCCTGGTGGGACTGGCCAGGCTGGCCTGGGAGCTGGGCCGTGGTCACCAGAGCAGCCTGCGGGAGGGCCAGTTCCCATCGGCCGAGGTGAGGGCCTGGGCTGTGGCCCAAGGCTTGGTGCAGCCCACGCCGGGGGCCCCGGAGACCGAGCTGGCCTTCTCCAGCTTCCTCCTGCAATGCTTCCTGGGGGCCGTGTGGCTGGCTCTGAGCAGCGAAATCAAGGACAAGGAGCTGCCGCAGTATTTGGCATTGACCCCGAGGAAGAAGAGGCCCTATGACAACTGGCTGGAGGGCGTGCCGCGCTTTCTGGTCGGGCTGGTCTTCCAGCCTCGTGCCCGCTGCCTGGGAGCCCTGGCAGGGCTGGCGGCCTCCACCTCAGCAGACAGGAAGCAGAAGGTCCTCACCAGGTACCTGAAGCGGCTGCAGCCTGGGACGCTGAAGGCGGGCCGGCTGCTGGAGCTGCTGCACTGCGCCCACGAGGCGCTGGATGCTGGGCTTTGGCAGCATGTGCTGCAGGGGCTCCCGGCCCACCTCTCGTTCCTGGGCACCCGGCTCACACCTCCCGACACCCACGTGCTGGGCAGCGCCTTGGAGGCGGCGGGCCGAGACTTCTCCCTGGACCTCCGCAGCACTGGCGTTGACCCCTCTGGACTGGGGAGCCTCGTGGGACTCAGCTGTGTCACCCATTTCAG GGCTGCCTTGAGTGACACAGTGGAGCTGTGGGAGTCCCTACAGCAGCATGGGGAGGCCAAGCTACTCCGAGCAGTGAAGGAGAAGTTCACCATTGAGCCTTTCAAGGCTGAATCCATGAAGGATGTGGAAGACCTGGGCAACCTCGTGCAGATCCAGAG GACAAGAAGTTCCTCTGAAGACACGCCTGGGGAACTCCCTGCCGTCCGAGACTTAAAGAAGCTGGAGTTTGC GCTGGGCCCCATCTTGGGCCCTCAGGCTTTTCCCAAACTGGTGAAGATCCTTGAGGCCTTTTCTTCCCTTCAGCATCTGGA CCTGGACTCGCTGAGCGAGAACAAGATCGGGGACGAGGGTGTCGCCCAGCTCTTGGCCACCTTCCCTCAGCTGAAGGCCCTGGAGACGCTCAA TTTGTCCCAGAACAACATCACTGACTTGGGTGCCTGCAAGCTGGCCGAGGCCCTGCCCTTGCTGGCTGCGTCCCTCCTCAGGCTGAG CTTGTACAATAACTGCATCTGCGACGTGGGAGCCGAGAGCCTGGCACACGTGCTTCCAGACATGGTGTCCCTCCGGGTGCTGGA TGTCCAGTACAACAAGTTCACAGCTGCCGGGGCCCAGCAGCTCACTGCCAGCCTGAGAAAGTGCCCTCACGTGGAGAAGCTGGC GATGTGGACGCCCACCATCCCTTTTGGTGTCCAGGAACACCTGCAGCAGCTGGACTCAAGGATCATCCTGAGATGA